AATATCGACGTCACCACCACGCCCGGCGTGTTGACCGATGACGTCGCCGACATGGGCATTGCGCTGATGCTCGGCGTGCTGCGCCATATCGCCAAGGGCGACGCCTTCGTGCGCGCCGGCAAGTGGGGCAAGGAAGGATTCCCGCTCGGCAATAGCCCGAAAGGCAAGCGCCTCGGCATTCTCGGCCTCGGCCAGATCGGCAAGGCCTTTGGCCGTCGCGCCGAAGCCTTCGGCATGGACATCCGCTTCTGGAACCGCTCGCCGGTCAAGGACACGACCTGGAAGTCCTGCGCCTCGCCGGTGGCACTGGCGGAAGACAGCGACGTGCTGTGCGTCATCGTCGCGGCGAACGCTGCGACCCAGAACATCGTCAACACCGAGGTCCTGAAGGCGCTGGGGCCGAAGGGTATTTTGATCAATATCGCCCGCGGCAGCGTCGTCGATGAAGACGCACTGCTGGCAGCCCTGAACGACGGCACGATCGGCGCCGCCGGTCTCGATGTCTATCTCAATGAACCGCGCATTCGCGAAGACTTTTTCACCGCGCCGAATACGGTACTGATGCCGCACCAGGGCAGCGCCACGGTCGAGACCCGCGTCGCCATGGGCGAGTTGGTGCTTGCCAATATCGCCGCGCATCTCGCCGGCGAAAAGCCGCCGACCACCGTCAATTGAGCAATTCCAGGAAAAGTGTGAAGCGGTTTTCCGTTCGGAATTGCGCAGCGCAAAAGTGAGCCGGAGAAACAAGATGATCATCCGTCAGGCCTTTTTCGAAGGCACGATCCATGCCGGCCTGGAAGAGGCGTTCAAGGCTTATGTGGCCGAGAAGCTGATGCCCATGTGGCTCGCCTTTCCGGGCATCAAGGAAGTCCGCGTGCTCTATAATATCGAGCGGGACGAGGGCGCTCCGTCCTACCCGATGGTGCTGTCGACAATGTACGAAAGCCGCGAGGCGCTGGCCGCGGCCCTTGAATCGCCGGTGCGTTACGAGAGCCGGGACATGACCAAGGGTCTGCTCACCATGTTCGACGGCCACATCCATCACCACGTCTTCGACCTGGCGCTGTCCTGAGTTCATCGACCGCCGGTCAACCGTCGGCGGTCTTGGTGCCTGAGCCGGGCGCGCGATAAGCGGGCGTGTTCGGCTCGAACAGTTCGATCAGGTTTCCGGACGGATCTTCCAACAAAATCTGCTTGCCGCCCGTCCCCTGGATGATCTCGTTGCGGAAGCGGCAGCCGGCCAGTTTCAGGCGCTCGACCATCCCATCGAGGTCGTCGACGGTCAGATGGATGCGGTTCCAGCCGCCGGGTGCCTGCTGCTCTCCGGACGGCATCGGCGCACCACCGCCACCCCGCGGGTTCGGCTGGGACAGATAGAGATGCATGTCGCCGCGCGAAATTTCCGCGAAGGGCGGGGCAGGGTGCATCTCGAGCTTGAAGGCAAGGTGTGCGGTGTAAAAATCGATCGCTGCCTTTACATCGTTGACGATATATCTGAAGCATGCGGACATGGTCTGCGCCCTCCCGACGTCAGGTGGATATCCGAAACACGGAGCTTAATACTCCCACAACAGAGGGCAAGCGTCATCCCCCTTCCTCAGCAAGGCCGTTGAACGCTCGCCGCGGACGCACTGAAACCGCATAAAGGTGCGGGGAAAGCCCGAAATTGCGGGTGAAGATGCGGGTCATGTGGCTCTGGTCGGCAAAACCGCTGGCCAGCGCCGCCTCCGCAAGTCCCGCTCCGCCGGCGACCAGTTTTCGCGCCAGCTGGATGCGCCGCTGGATCAGGTAGGCATGCGGGGTAAGCCCCATTGCCTTGTCGAAAGCGCGCAGGAGCTGGAATTGGCTAAGGCCGGCGAGGTGGGCCAGATCGGCAAGGTTGACCGCTTTGGCCGGATCGTCATCAATCCGCTCCCGCGCTGCCCGGATACCTCGCGGTACCGGTTTCGGCTCCGGCGCGTCCCGCATCACCTCGGCCAGCAGCGTCAGCAGCAATTCCTGGCGGCGGAGCTCGGCGCCGGCTTGCTCGGCGGTCATCGCCGCGAACAGCTGCCGCATCGTCGCGGCCTGCGGAGATTGCCGCAGCACCGGATCGGTAAACTCGAAATCGCCGGGCCTGCCCTGGCGGATATCGGCCGCCGCGCCGGCCATCACATCCAGATCGAAATAGAGCATCTGCCAGAAACGGCCCTCGTCGCCGATCGGCGCGCCGTCATGCACTTCGCCGGGATTGACGGTGATGATGTCGCCCGGTCCGGCTTCCACCCGACCGCGTCCGCTTGCGGACTTCTGGGCTCCGCTCTCGATCACGCCAATGCCGAATTGGTCGTGGGTGTGACGGGCGAAATGGTGATCGGAACGGGCCAAGACCGCCTGCACGCCGGCCATGCCGCATCGAAACATCCTAAATCCGTTTTGTCCCTTCGCCCGCATCGGCTCCTCGCGTTTGAGCCAGCATAACTCAGCTCAAGAAGATCACCAACCGGCAGCTCCGAGCCTCGCGCAGCTTACAGGACTGTGCGCACCCGCCAGAGTTCGGGAAACAGTTCGACCTCCAGCATCTTCTTGAGATACGACGTTCCCGACGTGCCGCCGGTGCCGCGCTTGAAGCCGATCACCCGTTCCACCGTGGTGACGTGATTGAATCGCCAGCGGCGGAAATAGTCTTCGAAGTCGACCAGCTTTTCGGCGAGTTCGTAAAGCTCCCAATAGGTGCCGGGTGCGCTATAGACCTGTTTCCAGGCCTCCAGCACCCGCTCGTTCTCGGTGCGTTTGGTGCGCCAGCCGGTTCTGGCCGCGTCCTCGCCGATATCGAACCCGCGCCGGGAAAGCAGCATCAGCGCCTCGTCGTAAAGGCTCGGGCGGGCCAGGATGCCTTCCAGCATCTCGGTAATATCGGGCCGATGCGCATGCGGCCCGAGCATCGCGACGTTGCGGTTGCCGGCAAGGAACTCGATCGCCCGGTATTGATAGGACTGGAAGCCGGAAGACTGGCCGAGCGAGGCGCGGAATTCGGTGTATTCGCTGGGCGTCATGGTGCGCAGCACGTCCCAGGCATTGTTGAGTTGTTCGAAGATGCGGGCGACGCGGGTGAGCATCTTGAAGGCCGGCTGCGGATCGTCATTGCGGATGGCCTCGATCGCCGAGGTGATCTCGTGGATCGCAAGCTTCATCCACAGTTCGGACGTCTGGTGCTGGATGATGAACAGCAGTTCGTCATGCGCCGCCGAAATCGGCGCCTGCGCGTCGAGCACCTTTTCGAGATGCAGGTAGTCGGAATAGGACATCTTTTCGCGAAAAGACATTTCCGCGCCGTCTTCGCTGGGATCGTAGGGTTTTGCGCTCATGATGTCCGATATGTCTTTCGCCGGTTAGAATTCCACTTCCAACTCGACGATTTCGTCCGGTTCCGCAAGTGCGCCTTCGGTCCATTCCAGCATCAGCGGCCAGGCTAAAACCATCTCCGCATAAGCCGCGAGCCTCGGTTCAAGCTCGACCGCATAGGTGCGGAATCGGCTGCAGACCGGCGCATACATCGCATCCGCTACCGTCGGATTGGCGCCAAACAGCCACGGGCCGCCGCTTGCCTCCAGGCACTCGGTCCAGATCGTCTTGACCCGCTCGACATCCGGCCGGGCGCCCGAAAAGATCTTGAAACGCTCGTGCCGGGCCTTGAGGTTCATCGGCAGGGCCGAGCGAAGATTGTGGAAACCGGAATGCATTTCCCCCGAAACGGCGCGACAACGGGCACGGTCGGCGATGTCGGCCGGCCAGAGACCGGCATCCGGCGTGATTTCGTTCAAATATTCGGCAATCGCCAGCGTATCCCAGACGTTGACGCCATCATGTGTCAGCCGCGGCACCAGGACGGAGGGTGACAGGAGCAGCAGTTCCTGGCGCGCGTCGTCGTTCATCTCGACCAGCACTTCCCCGAAATCGAGGCCCGCCATGCGGCAGAGGAGCCATCCGCGAAGCGACCACGAGGAATAGTTTTTCGACGAAATCGTCAGTGTCGCCTGTGTCATCGCTCAAAACTCCTGCCGGACAACTGTGCGTCCGATGACAATCTTCTCGCATCGCGAGACATATTGCACTAGCATTTTTGCACTGCCGCATTTTAGCGGCGCGCGGGGTCATGTTCATGCTCTATCAGGCCTATCAATTCCAGGACGACCTCCTCGCGCCGATGCGGGATATGGCCCGACGCCTGCAACTGATGTCTTCGGCCCTGTTCTTCGGCGCCGGCACGGATATGGGCCGGCATGCCGCCGCGGCACTCGAACTGATGTCCCGCTTCAAGATCACCCACGAGCGGCCGGAATTCGAGATCAACTCGGTCACGATCGGCAATCGCGACGTGCCGATATCAGTCGAAACGGCGCTCGAGCTGCCCTTCGGCCGGCTCCTGCATTTCGTCGCCGACGTCGATACGCCCCGCCCGCGGGTGCTCGTAGTGGCGCCGTTGTCGGGCCATTTCGCGACGCTGCTGCGCGGCACGGTCCAGACGCTGCTGAAGGACCATGACGTCTATGTCACCGACTGGGCCAACGCGCGGGACGTGTCCACGTCCGCCGGCCGTTTCGGCATGGACGACTACGTCGATTACATCATCCGCTTTCTGGAGGAGATCGGCCCGCGCGGGCATATTCTCGCAGTCTGCCAGCCCTGCGTCCAGGCGCTTGTCGCCGTCGCCGTCATGTCCGAGGCGAAGAACCCGGCGACTCCGCGCACGATGACGCTGATGGCCGGGCCGGTCGATACCCGCGAGAGCCCGACCAAGGTCAACGAACTCGCGGTCTCGAAGCCGCTGTCGTGGTTCAAGAGCGAGTTGATCACCGGCGTTCCGATGGGTTTTCCCGGCAGCGGCCGGCGCGTCTATCCGGGCTTCCTGCAGCTCGTCGCCTTCATGAGCATGAACATGGAGCGGCATGTCGAGGCGCATCGCAAGCTCTACGGCCATCTCGCCAAGGGCGAGACGACTGAGGCGAACAAGATCAAGCATTTCTACGACGAGTATTTCGCGGTGCTCGACATGACCGAGGAATTCTACATCGAGACCATCGACCGGGTCTTCCAGAAGGCGGAGCTGGCGAGCGGCACCTACACCCATCATGGCCGGAAGGTGGATCCGAACCATATCCACGCCACGGCGCTTCTGACCGTCGAGGGCGGACGCGACGATATCTGCGGGCTCGGCCAGACTTCGGCCGCGCACGACCTCTGTCGCTCGCTGCGGCCGCATCTGCGCCGCCACCATCTGCAAGCCAATGTCGGGCACTATGGCGTCTTCAGCGGACGCCGATGGGAGAAGGAAATCTATCCCGTCGTGCGCAATCTGATCCTCGCAATGGAATGACGCCGAAGGCGTCAAGTCTCATGCCTTGACTTGCATACGATCCTCTATCTGCTGTATGCAATGAATGGGTAGGAGAAAAGAGATGAGCAGCAGGGATCCAGTTTTCGGCTGGTGGGACGCTCCTCCGTTTATCGGCGAGCTGATCCAGTCGTTATCGGGCCGCGGC
This genomic window from Neorhizobium galegae contains:
- a CDS encoding 2-hydroxyacid dehydrogenase, with protein sequence MKPDILLVEPLMQFIEDQLDAIYTVHRLYDPAQKETLEAALPNIRAVATGGGSGLSNEWIEKLPALGVIAINGVGTDKVDLKFTRGRNIDVTTTPGVLTDDVADMGIALMLGVLRHIAKGDAFVRAGKWGKEGFPLGNSPKGKRLGILGLGQIGKAFGRRAEAFGMDIRFWNRSPVKDTTWKSCASPVALAEDSDVLCVIVAANAATQNIVNTEVLKALGPKGILINIARGSVVDEDALLAALNDGTIGAAGLDVYLNEPRIREDFFTAPNTVLMPHQGSATVETRVAMGELVLANIAAHLAGEKPPTTVN
- a CDS encoding VOC family protein — protein: MSACFRYIVNDVKAAIDFYTAHLAFKLEMHPAPPFAEISRGDMHLYLSQPNPRGGGGAPMPSGEQQAPGGWNRIHLTVDDLDGMVERLKLAGCRFRNEIIQGTGGKQILLEDPSGNLIELFEPNTPAYRAPGSGTKTADG
- a CDS encoding AraC family transcriptional regulator, with translation MRAKGQNGFRMFRCGMAGVQAVLARSDHHFARHTHDQFGIGVIESGAQKSASGRGRVEAGPGDIITVNPGEVHDGAPIGDEGRFWQMLYFDLDVMAGAAADIRQGRPGDFEFTDPVLRQSPQAATMRQLFAAMTAEQAGAELRRQELLLTLLAEVMRDAPEPKPVPRGIRAARERIDDDPAKAVNLADLAHLAGLSQFQLLRAFDKAMGLTPHAYLIQRRIQLARKLVAGGAGLAEAALASGFADQSHMTRIFTRNFGLSPHLYAVSVRPRRAFNGLAEEGG
- the kynA gene encoding tryptophan 2,3-dioxygenase, whose amino-acid sequence is MSAKPYDPSEDGAEMSFREKMSYSDYLHLEKVLDAQAPISAAHDELLFIIQHQTSELWMKLAIHEITSAIEAIRNDDPQPAFKMLTRVARIFEQLNNAWDVLRTMTPSEYTEFRASLGQSSGFQSYQYRAIEFLAGNRNVAMLGPHAHRPDITEMLEGILARPSLYDEALMLLSRRGFDIGEDAARTGWRTKRTENERVLEAWKQVYSAPGTYWELYELAEKLVDFEDYFRRWRFNHVTTVERVIGFKRGTGGTSGTSYLKKMLEVELFPELWRVRTVL
- a CDS encoding glutathione S-transferase — protein: MTQATLTISSKNYSSWSLRGWLLCRMAGLDFGEVLVEMNDDARQELLLLSPSVLVPRLTHDGVNVWDTLAIAEYLNEITPDAGLWPADIADRARCRAVSGEMHSGFHNLRSALPMNLKARHERFKIFSGARPDVERVKTIWTECLEASGGPWLFGANPTVADAMYAPVCSRFRTYAVELEPRLAAYAEMVLAWPLMLEWTEGALAEPDEIVELEVEF
- a CDS encoding polyhydroxyalkanoate depolymerase, translating into MLYQAYQFQDDLLAPMRDMARRLQLMSSALFFGAGTDMGRHAAAALELMSRFKITHERPEFEINSVTIGNRDVPISVETALELPFGRLLHFVADVDTPRPRVLVVAPLSGHFATLLRGTVQTLLKDHDVYVTDWANARDVSTSAGRFGMDDYVDYIIRFLEEIGPRGHILAVCQPCVQALVAVAVMSEAKNPATPRTMTLMAGPVDTRESPTKVNELAVSKPLSWFKSELITGVPMGFPGSGRRVYPGFLQLVAFMSMNMERHVEAHRKLYGHLAKGETTEANKIKHFYDEYFAVLDMTEEFYIETIDRVFQKAELASGTYTHHGRKVDPNHIHATALLTVEGGRDDICGLGQTSAAHDLCRSLRPHLRRHHLQANVGHYGVFSGRRWEKEIYPVVRNLILAME